The genomic segment CTCGGGCTCCATCTCACACACAATCAGCGCACTCCACCGTTCCCTCCACGGAGCTGTGGGTTTGGGGCTGCTGTCGACGCCGTCAGATGATTCACAAGCGCTTCTTCACAGTAAGCAAACTCGTTAACCAGTTAATGTTAGCAGGTCAGCTTAGCTGTTTAATCCTGTATTATGCTAAGCACTTTGTTTTATTCGCCGTAGAAGTGAAAAGAAAGATTTGTGATTGGCTGATCAGGGTTAAACAAAGGGCGGAGCTTCAGTTATCTTTCACTCAGCGAGAAAATAAGAATAAAAGGAAATAGTCCTGATCGTTTGCAGAGTGAATGATGTCATCCTTTTTTCTAATCCCCAAAATGTTCACTTTGTTGTGAAGTCATGTACATACCGTACGATAAACACCGGAGTGCTGATTTTACCCGTGTACAGATTTAATCTTCTTCCCCGGAGGAGACTCTGGTTTCACCGCTCACGTTCCGTCTGTGTCGGAGGAATCTGGAGAAGAAGAACAGCAGGATGACGAGAAACGGGATGAGCGAGAAGAGGACAGGACGAGTGTTGAAGTGCAGATCGGACGGAAGCTGCGTGAGATCGGAGA from the Neoarius graeffei isolate fNeoGra1 chromosome 2, fNeoGra1.pri, whole genome shotgun sequence genome contains:
- the bmf2 gene encoding BCL2 modifying factor 2, giving the protein MEDDEEDTPLPSPANRIEVADTRRGNMPVIQTTPRFRNSGSISHTISALHRSLHGAVGLGLLSTPSDDSQALLHNLIFFPGGDSGFTAHVPSVSEESGEEEQQDDEKRDEREEDRTSVEVQIGRKLREIGDHFQQEHMQLFLQYRRNRQPIWWRLATTLYDFLFPRELIGH